The Loxodonta africana isolate mLoxAfr1 chromosome 1, mLoxAfr1.hap2, whole genome shotgun sequence genomic sequence GGAGAAAGGAAATGATTGTGGTTGAAGGGGATAAATACACCTGAGACTGAAGGATGTACAGATGGGTATGGGAAACCTCAGCCCTTCAATTGTAAATAGATGGGTTgaatattctgtgctttcagacTTCTGCCAACTTGGCTTTTCCACAATAAAGCTCTTTGTCTTTCCTGttcctttgttttgctttgggcTGAGTTACAATGaatgctgggggggggggggtgctgagttttttttgttgttgtttttttaggtAATTAAAGGAATGGGGTGGTGCTGTGGGAAGAGGAAGAGTCAGGCTTGAGGCAGCTTCACCATGGGACCTTCCCTCCTGGGATGGGCAACAGTGTGACCCCTTGCGCCCACAACACCTAGCAGTTCACTAAGGGGCTGAAGGACTGGAGAGCAAGACAGTAGTACGAGAAAAATGCGTCGCTATGGCACCCACTACCGTGGGAGGCGGGGAGCTGGCGTTGCTAAGGGGACAGCTGGCTTGGCAAGAAGAACGGGGTCTCCGGGGCTGGCTGCCAGGCAGCTTGAAGGAGGAAAGGCGGGGCGACCCGTTGGGGGCGGGTCCGTGCCATTGCCTCTTGCAGCCCCGGCTTATAAGACTGCGAGGGGCGGGGCGGATGTGACGTTGTGTGGGGCGGGGCTGGTCGCGCACAATGGGCCATGGAGTTCCCGTTCGATGTGGACGCGCTGCTCCCGGAGCGGATCACGGTGCTGGATCAGCACCTGCGGCCCCCAGCCCGCCGACCCGGAACCACAACGCCAGCCCGGTGACACCTCAAACCCGCCCCGTGGCCCGTCTCTCCCGGTCCCTCCTGAAACCTGGTCCAGGGACCACGCCCCCTCTCACTGACTAGTGGCCACTCCCTTTGATGTCTTGGCCCGTTCTTTTGGTGACCTTTGACCCTAGACCAAGGGGGGTTATCAGTGCTTGCATCTGTGGCATTTCACTCCTTTGCCCAATATGTGGTCCCACCCAAAGGATATGGTTGACCTGTCCTTTCTGCTTCACCCCAATAACCTCCAGGGAGGAGGGAATGAACCATTTTGGAAAGAAGTATGGCAAAAATTTGGGTTTCAGCGGGGTGGGGCCGAGAATCAAGTTGGGAGACTCCAAGACAGGCAGGGAGCCTTAAGTGCTGAACCTGGGCGGGAGTTGTGTCCCAGGGTCTCAAGGAGTgactgcctgggaccctctaacTCAGTGAATAATATCTCTCTTCTTTCTATAGTGTTGATCTGCAGCAGCAAATTATGACCATTGTAGATGAGCTGGGCAAGGCTTCTGCCAAGGTATTGGGAAATCTTAAGATGGGGGGGTTGGCTTTTGGGGGACAGTAGAAAAAGAGGGCTCTAGGCCCTTTAGAAGGGACTTGCAGAAACTGTCATCTTCTTGGCAGGCCCAGCATCTTCCTGCTCCCATCACCAGTGCATCAAGAATGCAGAGTAACCGCCATGTTATGTATGTGCTCAAAGACACCTCAGCTCGACCGTAAGTGCCAGATGCTCTTCTTTTGCatacttccttccttcctctcccaaCCCTTCTTCCTTGTTTGGTTCAGTCTCTTCTAAATTACTACTCATAGCTTGTTCATCATGTTCCCCATCCTGCAGGGCTGGAAAAGGAGccattattggttttctgaaagTTGGATACAAGAAGCTCTTTGTCCTGGTATGTTTTGTTCTTTGTATGTTTTGGTTCCTGAGAACAAAAATACTGGGGGTTGGGAGGCAAAGATGCCTGGGTAAATAAACTTATTTATTGTTCTTTACCTGTTAGGATGATCGTGAGGCTCACAATGAGGTAGAACCACTTTGTATCTTGGACTTTTATATCCATGAGTCACTTCAGCGTCATGGTCATGGGCGAGAACTCTTCCAACATATGTTGCAGGTATCATTTAACTCTTTATCAGAGTCCACCCAAAATGGAGATCCAAGACCCCTTTGGCCTGAGTCCTTCCAGAGGCCCTGTTTTTCCCCGCAACTCTCATGTCCTCATGTCCTCCTGTTCTCTTCCATGGCTCTCACTCCTCACACCTCCTATCCTGAGCCTTCTGTTCCTTGCAGAAGGAGCGAGTTGAACCGCACCAACTGGCCATTGATCGACCCTCACAGAAGCTGCTGAAATTCCTGAATAAGCACTACAGCTTGGAGACCACAGTCCCACAGGTTAGAGGTTTCAGAGGGTAGAACCCTACTAAACATTCTCATTAAAATTGTTGATTATTTGAGGGTAAAGAAGTGGCACTTTCCAAGAACTCCCTGTTGCCCATTATATAGGATTCAGTTTCTACAACTAAgctcttttcttgtggtatcgcTTTGCATTCTGAAGCCATTTCACTCTCATCTATTTTGATTCTTAATCATGGGCTGTTTGCTACATCTAATAATTTTTCACCCTGTCTCAAACACAGCCAGGTCATTTTCACTTCCTTGTTTTCACGTGGGCTGTTACTCATTTAGTCAACCGTCATTTATTAAGGGCCCAGAAAAATATATATTCCGTGTTCTCAGGGAGCATCATTCTAATAAGAAGAAAGTGATCTTGTTTATAAATgagtacaataaaatattactaatgATATTCATTCATCTAGCACATAAGTATATATTGAGCACCTGGCACTGTTGTAAGTGCTAGGAAtatttaacaaaacaaacaaaagttccTGCTTttgtggagcttatattctagtaggGGGAGACAGATAAGCATAATAAACAAGTATATACTATAGTTGAGGTTAAGTGCTCTGAAAAAGTGAGAGCAGGTAAGAGGGGTTGAGGAGTTCtttggtgatgcaaacagttaagcactccgccactaaccgaaagattggcagctcgAATGCAtccagaggcacatcagaaggaaggcctggtgatctatttctaaaagatcacagccattgaaaacccaattgagcgtagttctactctgaaacacatggggtcaccatgggtcaaaaTTGATTTGGCAACTGATTACTTAGTAATTAAGAGGGCTTGGGAGTACAAAGGTGGGGATGGGGGCATGTGGCATTGGGAGCTTAAATGGGATATTCAGGATAGACAAAGTATTATTTGGGCAATAACTTAGAGGTAAGATAAAGAGCCAGGTATTATCTACAGAGAGAGCATCCCAGGCAGAGGAAATGGCtggtacaaaggccctgaggtgggaatgCCCCTGAAAGAGTGAACTGGTTAATGTGGGTAGAACAGAGTGTGTGAGGGGGAGTATGGTAGGAGATAAGCTCAGAGAGGTAATGGAAGAAGAACTCTGGGGGCATTGTAAGCTATTGCaaagactttggcttttactctaaATGAAAAAGAGCCTTTGCAGGGGTTTGACCAGAGGGACGACATGGTGACCTATTTTTAATGAGATCATTTTGGCATCTTCCTGCTCCCAGAGAGGAAGAACAGACAGTAAGGAGACAAGGAtaaaagaaagaccagttaagaagtcatctttttttttttttttaattgtgctttagatgaaggtttacagaacaaattagtttctcattaaacaatacacataccgttttgtgacattggttgccaacctcacgatgtgtcaacactccccttctcaaccttgggttccctatttctatttgtctagctttcctgtcccctcctgccttatagtccttggccctgggctggtgtgcccatttagtctcatatacacggTTGAGTTatgtttattattgtttgttttatgggcttgtctaatctttagctaaaaggtgaacctcaggagtgactttagtactgagttaaaaaggtatcCGGGGGCtgcactctcagggtttctccagcctctgtcagaccagtaagtctggcctttttttgtgagttagaattttttctacgtttttctccaacTTTGTCTGGCACCCTCTATTGTACtctttgtcagagcagttggtggtggtagtcggggaatatctagttatgctggactcagtctggtggaggcaagAGGCAAAAATCTTGATGAGAAATGGTTGTGGCTCAGACCAAAGTGTTAGCAGTGGAGATGGTAAGGAGTAATCAGATTTTAAATCTTTCGGCCTGAGCAGCTGAAAGGGTGGAGTTGCATTAACTGAAGTGGAAGTTAGAACAGATTTGGGGGAAAACACTGGGAGTCCGTTTAGAATATGTTAAGTTGTAGATGTCTGTGATATGTCCAGGTTGAGTAGACAGTTGGTACTTCACGGGAGTTCAGGGAGGTGGTTTAGGATGAAGAGTTTTCAGTCTATGGATGCTATTTAAAGGGATGAGACAGAATGAGATCTCTAAGGAGAGAGTAAAGATCGAGAAATGGTCCAAGGACTTGAGCCCTTGGGcactctttaagagatcagggAAGAGAGGAAGAACTGGCAATTGCGACTGAGGAGTGACTAGTGAGGCAGATGAAAACTTAAAAATGAGGTGATCTGGAAAGGAAGTAAAGAAAGTATTTCCAGGGCATACTGGAAAGGAATGGCTTACTGGATCAAATGCTGCTGATCAGTGAGGTAAGATACGGACTGAGAAATGACTGTGGGTTTAGCTTCCTTAGCCCACTGGTGATCCCAGTGAGTAGCTGGTGCAGTGGTGGGGTGGATGCCTCAACCGAGTAGGTTTAGGAGATTAAGATAGGAATTGGAGACGGCAAGAATGGGCAACTCTTTTAAATGTTGCTTTAAGGGGAACAGAGAAGTAGAATAAGAGTTAAAGGATAAAGTGGATCAAAAGAGGGTTGATTCTTTTCAAATGGAAGTACTAACAGCATAGAATGATTCAAAAGGGAAAATTCAATAAAGTGGAGAGAATCGCTGAAGCAGTGTCATTGAGGGGTTGGAATTTGGTTGACAAGTTAGCCTGGGAGAGGTGAATGGACAATTAATCCATCGAAACAGGACTTTATAGAATTAATTACAGAGGAGGCATAAGGACACAGTGGTGAGTTATAACTCAGGGTGGGGGTTGGGTTAAGAAAGATTTGACTTACATTTA encodes the following:
- the ATAT1 gene encoding alpha-tubulin N-acetyltransferase 1 isoform X5; the protein is MSWPVLLVTFDPRPRGVISACICGISLLCPICGPTQRIWLTCPFCFTPITSREEGMNHFGKNVDLQQQIMTIVDELGKASAKAQHLPAPITSASRMQSNRHVMYVLKDTSARPAGKGAIIGFLKVGYKKLFVLDDREAHNEVEPLCILDFYIHESLQRHGHGRELFQHMLQKERVEPHQLAIDRPSQKLLKFLNKHYSLETTVPQVNNFVIFEGFFAHQHPPARKLPPKRAEGDIKPYSSSDREFLKVAVEPPWPLNRAPRRTTPPAHPPPRSSSLGNSPERGPLRPFVPEQELLRSLRLCPPHPTARLLLATDPGGSPAQRRRTR